From Miscanthus floridulus cultivar M001 chromosome 15, ASM1932011v1, whole genome shotgun sequence, the proteins below share one genomic window:
- the LOC136509341 gene encoding protein ALP1-like, which translates to MVSFVSTRLKRKNPEPDTPQPDPAALGLITDVNEQHRLRTMHMIYHSTDTECISMIRMKRAPFFELVKTFRERSLVTNRDGVSVEKQVAMFLHVVGHNQRFRVVHHYFRRSIQTVHKHFHQVLYAVGELRNEMIKAPSTSTHPKILGSHRWNPYFKDCIGFIDGTHFLARVPRGIQQVFRGRKKDPTQNVMVAVNYDLLFTYVLAGWEGSAHDATVLADAITREDGFTVPEGKFYLVDAGYACKPGFLPPYRGVRYHLSEYGSRNRPTNARELFNLRHSSLRVTVERAIGALKLRFRILDNKPFHKYRTQVKLVVACANLHNWILGFGIDEVVPHEDGFTGSPPKPLDLTPGHLDQDSIDMAAMRDAICDAMWARRGNNRI; encoded by the exons atggtttcctttgtatccactaGGCTAAAAAGAAAAAACCCTGAACCTGATACACCCCAGCCTGACCCTGCAGCACTTGGACTTATTACGGATGTAAATGAGCAGCACAGACTGAGGACAATGCACATGATTTACCACTCCACTGATACAGAGTGTATATCCATGATTAGGATGAAGAGAGCTCCTTTTTTTGAGTTAGTCAAAACGTTTAGAGAGAGGAGCTTAGTCACTAATAGGGATGGGGTCTCAGTAGAGAAGCAGGTAgccatgttcttgcatgttgtaGGGCACAACCAAAGGTTTAGAGTTGTCCACCATTACTTTAGGAGGTCCATTCAAACAGTGCACAAACACTTCCACCAGGTTTTGTATGCTGTTGGTGAGCTTAGGAATGAAATGATCAAGGCACCTAGCACTTCCACTCACCCAAAGATCCTTGGAAGCCACAGATGGAATCCATATTTCAAG GACTGCATTGGCTTCATAGATGGCACACATTTCCTGGCTAGGGTGCCAAGGGGCATCCAACAAGTTTTTAGGGGTAGGAAAAAGGACCCCACTCAAAATGTCATGGTAGCTGTGAATTATGATCTTCTATTCACTTATGTCCTTGCTGGATGGGAGGGTTCTGCCCATGATGCAACTGTCTTGGCAGATGCCATTACTAGGGAAGATGGGTTCACTGTGCCAGAAG GTAAATTCTACTTGGTAGATGCTGGGTATGCATGCAAGCCTGGCTTCCTACCACCTTACAGGGGAGTCAGGTACCATTTGTCTGAGTATGGGAGCAGGAATAGACCCACCAATGCCAGGGAGCTCTTCAACCTAAGGCACTCATCACTAAGAGTGACTGTTGAGAGGGCTATAGGTGCACTGAAGCTCAGGTTTAGGATCTTGGACAACAAGCCCTTCCACAAGTACAGGACACAAGTCAAGCTTGTAGTTGCCTGTGCCAATTTACACAACTGGATCCTAGGCTTTGGCATTGACGAAGTAGTGCCTCATGAGGATGGTTTTACTGGCTCCCCACCTAAACCACTTGACTTGACTCCTGGACATCTGGACCAAGACTCCATTGACATGGCTGCAATGAGGGATGCCATCTGTGATGCTATGTGGGCTAGAAGGGGAAATAATAGGATTTGA